The nucleotide window TCCGTTGTCCTTAATGTGATTTACGGTGAATCCGAATTTCTCTTTACCGGAGATGCGGGTGAAGATCAGGAGGAACGACTCCTCCACGCTTACACAGATTTACTGGACACTGATATTTTAAAAGTTGGGCACCATGGCAGCCGAACCAGCTCCAGCTTACCCTTTCTTAAAACGGTCACTCCAGACATTGCCGTGGTCTCTTTAGCAGAACGAAACCGATTCCGTCATCCGCATAAAGAAGCGTTAACCCGCCTTCAGCAGTCACAGGCCGAGCTTCTTTTTACCAGTCTTGAACGGGCAATTATTCTTGAATCGGATGGAAAGGCTATCCATCGTGTCCGGTGGTGATTGTTTACAGTAAACATGCCTTTTTGCTAAAAAACCGGTATCCTTGAGGGATATAAAGTGTATAAAATGACCGGTTCAAAAAAAACTTAATGGCAGAAAAGGAACGACTTAGCTTCGAAGAGGCTTTAAAGAAATTAGAATCCATAGTGGAACAACTCGAGAATAAAGAGATTACACTGGAAGATTCTGTACAACTATACGAAGAAGGCGTGAAGATGTCTCAGTTTTGCACAGAAATTTTAGAACAAGCTGAACTTCGCATAGAGCAAGTAAACGAAGCAAATACGCAGTAAAAGAGCATCATATGGAACAAAAACAGCCAACACCGGGAAAGCTATTAGCAGGAATTAATTCCCCCGCCGATCTTAAAATGTTAGGGCCGGACAAACTTCAGGACGTTTGTGACGAACTCCGACAGTATATCATTGATATGGTTTCGGTACATGGCGGCCACTTTGGAGCCAGCCTTGGAGTGGTAGAGCTGACCACAGCTCTTCATTATGTGTATGATACTCCCGAAGACCTTGTAGTCTGGGATGTAGGCCATCAGGCATATGGGCATAAAATTTTAACGGGTCGCCGAGATCAATTCCACACAAATAGAGTGTATGGCGGTCTTTCCGGTTTTCCTAAGCGTTCCGAAAGTGAATATGATACATTTGGAGTAGGTCACTCGAGTACCTCAATTTCTGCCGCTCTTGGAATGGCCGTTGCTCGAGACCTCGACAAATCAGACAAAAAAGTAGTCGCCGTTATCGGTGATGGTGCCATGACTGCCGGGCTTGCCTTTGAGGCCATGAATAATGCAGGAGCTCTGAATAGTGATGTTCTTGTTATCCTGAATGACAACAACATGTCCATTGACCCAAATGTTGGGGCTCTTAATGAATACTTAGCTGATATCACGACCAGCAAAACCTTCAATAAAATGAGGGATGAAGTGTACGACATGCTCGGGCACTTTAAATCTGCCGGCGAAAAAATGCGCAAAGTAGCATCACGCCTTGAAAAAGCGATGACTGCCGCACTTACGCCAGGCTCACTATTCCGTGCACTTGGCTTTAAATACTATGGTCCAACTGACGGACATGACGTTGAAGGGCTTCGTAAGACATTAGAAGACCTAAAAGATGTGAAAGGTCCCAAACTTCTTCATATCGTGACTGTTAAAGGAAAAGGATTTGCTCCTGCAGAACGAGAGCAAACGAAATGGCATGCTTCCAGTAGTCCTTTTGATAAGATTACCGGAAAGTCCCTTTCAGCTCCCGCCAAGAAAAAAGCTATTCCAAAGTATCAGCATGTTTTTGGTGATGCCTTGGTTGAACTTGCTGAAAAAGATGAGCGAATTGTAAGTATGACACCGGCTATGCCAAGCGGTTCCAGCCTTTGGCCGATGATGGAAGCTTTTCCGGATCGCGCCTTTGATGTTGGAATTGCCGAACAACACGCCGTCACCTTTGCGGCCGGACTTGCTGCAGAAGGCAAAAAACCATTTTGCGCCATTTACTCTTCCTTCCTCCAGCGAGGATATGATCAGTTAGTTCATGACGTTGCCATTCAAAATTTACCTGTTGTTTTCTGTATAGACAGGGCCGGACTGGTTGGTGCAGATGGGCCTACTCATCACGGCGCTTACGACATTGCCTATATGAGAACGGTTCCGAATATGATTATCTCATCTCCCCTGAATGAACAGGATTTGCGTGACATGATGTACACTGCTTCAAACTATGATGATGCTTCCTGGGCTATTCGATATCCTCGAGGGAAAGCAACCGGAATGAACGTTCGCAGGGAATTTCAGAATATTGAAATTGGAAAAGGTATCAAACTCCGTGACGGTGATTCAGTTGCTGTTCTTAGTTTCGGACCCATTGGAAAGTATGTAACAGAAGCTGCTCAGAAGCTATCTCAAGAAGGTATTGAGATTGGACATTTTGATATGCGATTTGCAAAACCAATTGATACCGAATTAATTGATGAAGTTTGCGAAAACTACGATCATATTATCACTCTTGAAGACCACGCCAGGCTTGGCGGCTTTGGAAGCGCAGTTGCTGAATACATAGCTGAAAAAGAAACTAGCCCCACACTTAAAATAATGGGTATTCCTGATCGTATAGTAGAACACGGAACTCAGGAAGAACTTCACGACGAAGTTGGTATCGGTGTTACCGGAATCATAGAAGCTGTTAAGCAAAAAACTTATATAAAAGTCTGATTTTGAAACTTACCCCTTTAGTTTTTTTATCCACCATCTTATTC belongs to Balneola sp. and includes:
- the xseB gene encoding exodeoxyribonuclease VII small subunit, with translation MAEKERLSFEEALKKLESIVEQLENKEITLEDSVQLYEEGVKMSQFCTEILEQAELRIEQVNEANTQ
- a CDS encoding 1-deoxy-D-xylulose-5-phosphate synthase, whose translation is MEQKQPTPGKLLAGINSPADLKMLGPDKLQDVCDELRQYIIDMVSVHGGHFGASLGVVELTTALHYVYDTPEDLVVWDVGHQAYGHKILTGRRDQFHTNRVYGGLSGFPKRSESEYDTFGVGHSSTSISAALGMAVARDLDKSDKKVVAVIGDGAMTAGLAFEAMNNAGALNSDVLVILNDNNMSIDPNVGALNEYLADITTSKTFNKMRDEVYDMLGHFKSAGEKMRKVASRLEKAMTAALTPGSLFRALGFKYYGPTDGHDVEGLRKTLEDLKDVKGPKLLHIVTVKGKGFAPAEREQTKWHASSSPFDKITGKSLSAPAKKKAIPKYQHVFGDALVELAEKDERIVSMTPAMPSGSSLWPMMEAFPDRAFDVGIAEQHAVTFAAGLAAEGKKPFCAIYSSFLQRGYDQLVHDVAIQNLPVVFCIDRAGLVGADGPTHHGAYDIAYMRTVPNMIISSPLNEQDLRDMMYTASNYDDASWAIRYPRGKATGMNVRREFQNIEIGKGIKLRDGDSVAVLSFGPIGKYVTEAAQKLSQEGIEIGHFDMRFAKPIDTELIDEVCENYDHIITLEDHARLGGFGSAVAEYIAEKETSPTLKIMGIPDRIVEHGTQEELHDEVGIGVTGIIEAVKQKTYIKV